A genomic window from Populus nigra chromosome 7, ddPopNigr1.1, whole genome shotgun sequence includes:
- the LOC133699429 gene encoding CDPK-related kinase 5-like, whose amino-acid sequence MGTCTSKPPKPNPYAPSDTDPPPQLPFQTPSQHDLPATQTQTPKSPVTPFPTSKASPFFPFYTPSPFKKTPFKSTTSTPLRFFKKSFAPPSPAKHIKAVLRRQSKKKKKSGAEPNAEEDDDNEEAVELDKRFGFSKEFTSRLEVGEEVGRGHFGYTCSAKFKKGERKGQQVAVKVIPKSKMTTAIAVEDVRREVRILKDLTGHNNLVHFYDAFEDLDNVYIVMELCEGGELLDRILSRGGKYSEDDAKAVMVQILNVVAFCHLQGVVHRDLKPENFLYTSKEENAQLKVIDFGLSDFARPDERLNDIVGSAYYVAPEVLHRSYSTEADVWSIGVIAFILLCGSRPFWARTESGIFQAVLKADPSFDEAPWPTLSLESKDFVKRLLNKDPRKRITAAQALSHPWIRNYNDVKVPLDIMIFRHMKAYMRSSSLRKAALRALSKTLTADELFFLKEQFALLEPKKSGSITLENLRMALMKNATNAMKDSRIPDFLASLNQLQYRRMDFEEFCAAALNVHQLETLDQWKHLARSAYELFEKDGNRAIVIEELASELGLGPSIPVHAVLNDWIRHTDGKLSFHGFVKLLHGTSSRTIAKAQ is encoded by the exons ATGGGAACTTGCACTTCGAAACCTCCAAAACCCAACCCCTATGCCCCATCAGACACCGACCCTCCACCCCAACTCCCATTCCAAACACCATCACAACATGACCTGCCTGCCACCCAAACTCAAACCCCCAAATCCCCAGTCACACCCTTCCCGACCTCCAAAGCCTCCCCCTTTTTCCCTTTCTACACTCCTAGCCCTTTCAAAAAGACACCTTTCAAATCAACCACTTCTACTCCTCTTCGCTTCTTCAAGAAATCCTTTGCTCCTCCCTCGCCCGCGAAGCACATTAAAGCTGTGCTTCGCAGGCaaagcaagaagaagaaaaaaagtgggGCAGAACCGAATGCCGAAGAGGACGATGATAATGAAGAGGCAGTGGAGTTAGATAAAAGGTTTGGTTTTTCAAAAGAGTTTACTAGTAGATTGGAAGTTGGAGAGGAAGTGGGGAGAGGACATTTTGGCTATACTTGTTCTGCTAAGTTCAAGAAAGGTGAAAGAAAAGGTCAGCAAGTTGCTGTTAAAGTCATACCCAAATCAAAG ATGACAACAGCTATTGCAGTTGAGGATGTAAGAAGGGAGGTCAGGATATTGAAGGACTTGACAGGACACAACAATTTAGTGCACTTCTATGATGCATTCGAAGATCTTGACAATGTCTATATAGTGATGGA GCTATGCGAAGGAGGGGAGCTCCTAGATAGAATACTCTCAAG GGGTGGGAAATACTCAGAAGATGATGCGAAGGCTGTTATGGTGCAGATACTAAATGTTGTTGCATTTTGTCATCTACAGGGTGTTGTGCACCGAGATCTCAAACCAGAG AACTTTCTATATACTTCTAAGGAGGAGAACGCTCAGCTGAAAGTTATAGACTTTGGCTTATCAGATTTTGCCAGACCAG ATGAAAGACTTAATGACATCGTGGGAAGTGCATACTATGTGGCACCTGAAGTTCTGCATAGATCCTATAGCACTGAGGCTGATGTATGGAGTATAGGTGTGATAGCTTTCATTCTTTTGTGTGGTAGTCGTCCATTTTGGGCCCGGACCGAGTCTGGAATTTTTCAGGCAGTCTTGAAAGCTGATCCCAGTTTCGATGAAGCACCTTGGCCCACTTTATCTCTAGAATCAAAAGATTTTGTTAAACGCCTATTAAACAAGGATCCAAGGAAACGAATTACTGCTGCTCAGGCTTTGA GTCATCCTTGGATCCGGAATTATAATGATGTAAAAGTACCTCTTGATATTATGATATTCAGGCATATGAAGGCATACATGCGGTCATCATCTCTGCGTAAGGCTGCTTTAAGG GCATTGTCTAAGACATTGACAGCGGATGAACTGTTTTTTCTGAAGGAGCAGTTTGCCTTGCTAGAGCCAAAAAAAAGTGGCAGCATAACCTTGGAAAATCTTAGGATG GCCTTGATGAAAAATGCAACAAATGCAATGAAGGATTCTCGCATCCCTGATTTTCTTGCCTCG CTAAATCAACTTCAATACAGAAGGATGGATTTTGAAGAATTCTGTGCAGCTGCATTGAACGTTCATCAGCTGGAGACACTTGATCAATGGAAACATCTAGCCCGTTCTGCATATGAGCTTTTTGAGAAGGATGGAAATAGAGCAATTGTAATTGAGGAGCTTGCTTCA GAACTTGGGCTTGGCCCCTCCATCCCAGTTCATGCCGTTCTCAATGACTGGATAAGACATACTGATGGGAAGCTAAGCTTCCACGGGTTTGTCAAGTTGTTGCATGGCACATCCAGCCGAACCATTGCTAAGGCACAGTAA